The following proteins come from a genomic window of Dysidea avara chromosome 12, odDysAvar1.4, whole genome shotgun sequence:
- the LOC136240125 gene encoding diacylglycerol kinase delta-like gives MDKELDSMCEQAPGPMDHAKVERKSTVMYSTTGVKVQIMKEGWLTKHSAVFQAKKYFVLQDCLLYMYKDEISGQEGDGDKISLKDAAVFETSAKNTTHTFTIISPSHQTTLSASSRKLMEEWFYALKLAIAKAKMPAGSRVAPTLTGAHHWYDRSHSKPTYCNVCREAIHGVAWRGLSCEVCKYKTHKRCAYQVTQSCKWTTISCLEKDGVMVQGDSRIPHQWLEGNLAANSICQVCNRPCGSIRRLQDYYCMWCKHAVHAECRKQYHDFCSLGELHGAILPPSVLQRSDSIRKGMWEPFKLTGGNPVLGLVNSRSGDNQGVKFLRRLKQILNPLQVFDLVTAGPELGFYFFERFEKFRVLACGGDGTYGWVLSTIDKLGMHPQCYIGTVPLGTGNDLSRVLGWGSACDDDDKLFNILKEMENSAVQMLDRWSVQHEPGDCRKSTASEVSELANSLASEKISEEDTDSLSPTPTLEKKRYSTSSSQDLQAVGEFGKSLSEDISTLLYSDDDSVVISSARKLADRVQQFIGELIEGQEERTDDPIMSQCYLLRDKLKSLATTLGEEADATTELPSKDQDNKLTEKTFRPREALMARANSLKKAVKSLIDQTESAVDLEVTVTEEVAVMTQNALNKSTHPYPLFKQSSVAPYSLSGSISTTPSSGSDAKEIAAMNNYCGIGLDAKITYEFHTRREENPGQYTSRAKNMVLMGFLGGKELLSNSQKNLSQRLTLECDGKKLRLPRKIQGVVVLNIPSYMAGTNFWGTDREKDGYSAPSIDDRLVEVVAVTGATHMATAKVLGIQNSRLAQCRSLKIHIAPGEKVPMQVDGEAWLQEPGIVSVVHKNRARMLAKNKDLAVSLKSWQQQHKPPRQRLLLKSHSRIMLMAGLSDTVLDCCMDLAGVTKHLFSVIQEESLTNVDVEKELFPLAISTNRSMDRIFPNDQVSLDADVEHLEDFKRLSRALIQETNWFIKMKKITPEMLDMMECALKHVEIQMGNLLLAMGDDPLSPEEPSLQRRQTNPEMSQVAKVNSLQRLSTMPSLEASQRDRSSVICLSSEEIDALDKLANEDAESWKVDEVCRLLGCIGLSEYEEKFTKHNVQGKELLSMQKKDFTDLGMEKVGHQAKLRQALRVVTKKRNSEEPTTEDNVATTNNTGSLTPSTMTVNFLPSPTTTTHPSTL, from the exons ATTATTTCTCCATCCCATCAAACCACTTTGTCTGCATCATCACGAAAATTGATGGAGGAGTGGTTTTATGCTCTAAAGTTGGCAATCGCGAAAGCAAAAATGCCA GCAGGGAGTCGAGTTGCACCTACGTTGACTGGTGCACACCACTGGTATGATCGTTCCCATTCAAAGCCAACCTATTGTAATGTGTGTCGTGAAGCAATACACGGTGTCGCTTGGCGTGGACTGTCATGTGAAG TGTGTAAGTACAAGACTCACAAGCGATGTGCCTACCAAGTGACACAGAGTTGCAAGTGGACAACAATTTCATGTCTGGAAAAAGATGGTGTCATGGTTCAAGGAGAT TCACGGATACCTCACCAGTGGCTGGAGGGAAACTTGGCAGCCAACAGTATTTGCCAAGTGTGCAATCGTCCTTGTGGTAGCATAAGACGACTCCAggactactactgtatgtggtGCAAACATGCG gtACATGCTGAATGCCGTAAGCAGTACCATGACTTCTGTAGTCTTGGGGAGCTTCATGGTGCCATCCTACCTCCATCTGTTCTGCAGAGATCTGATAGTATCCGCAAGGGAATGTGGGAG CCTTTCAAGTTAACTGGAGGCAATCCTGTTCTTGGGTTAGTCAATTCCCGTAGTGGCGATAATCAG GGAGTTAAGTTTCTGCGGAGGTTGAAGCAGATTCTCAACCCACTACAAGTGTTTGATCTGGTCACTGCTGGACCAGAACTGGG cttCTACTTTTTTGAACGTTTTGAGAAGTTCCGAGTGCTGGCATGTGGCGGCGATGGTACCTATGGCTGGGTATTGTCCACCATTGATAAACTGGGGATGCACCCTCAG TGTTATATTGGTACAGTGCCACTTGGTACTGGTAATGATCTATCACGTGTGCTGGGTTGGGGGTCAGcttgtgatgatgatgacaagctgtttaatattttaaaagagaTGGAGAACTCTGCTGTGCAAATGTTGGACAG ATGGTCTGTTCAACATGAACCTGGTGACTGCAGAAAGTCCACTGCATCAGAGGTGTCAGAACTTGCTAACAGTTTGGCCAGCGAGAAAATTTCTGAGGAAGACACAGATAGTCTCAGCCCAACTCCTACACTGGAGAAAAAGCGTTATTCCACCTCCTCCTCACAG GACTTGCAAGCTGTGGGAGAGTTTGGAAAGTCATTGTCAGAAGACATATCCACCCTCCTTTATTCTGATGATGACTCTGTTGTTATATCATCTgctag GAAACTAGCTGATCGGGTACAGCAGTTTATTGGAGAGCTGATAGAAGGACAAGAAGAACGTACAGATGACCCCATCATGTCACAG TGCTACTTGTTACGTGACAAGCTCAAGTCATTGGCTACTACACTTGGGGAAGAAGCTGATGCCACTACAGAGCTGCCCTCCAAGGACCAAGATAACAAGCTCACTGAGAAAACATTCAGACCACGTGAGGCACTCATGGCACGTGCCAACAGCCTCAAGAAGGCAGTAAAGAGTCTCATTGATCAAACTGAGTCAG CTGTTGACTTGGAGGTGACAGTTACAGAAGAGGTGGCTGTAATGACACAAAATGCACTAAACAAGTCGACACATCCTTACCCATTGTTCAAGCA GAGTTCAGTGGCTCCATACTCACTGAGTGGCAGCAT CTCAACAACTCCAAGTAGTGGATCAGATGCTAAAGAGATTGCTGCTATGAACAATTATTGTGGAATTGGACTGGACGCTAAGATAACTTATGAGTTCCACACCAGAAGAGAGGAAAATCCTGGACAATATAc GAGTCGAGCTAAGAACATGGTGTTGATGGGGTTCCTAGGAGGGAAGGAACTGCTATCTAACTCGCAGAAGAACCTCAGTCAACGTCTAACATTGGAG TGTGATGGAAAGAAATTACGATTGCCTCGTAAAATTCAAGGCGTTGTCGTACTCAACATACCTAGCTATATGGCAGGGACTAACTTTTGGGGTACAGACCGAGAAAAAGAT GGTTACAGTGCACCTTCCATTGATGACAGACTTGTTGAAGTGGTTGCTGTGACTGGAGCTACTCACATG GCTACTGCTAAGGTACTCGGAATACAGAACTCAAGATTAGCACAG TGTCGTAGTCTCAAGATCCACATTGCTCCTGGTGAGAAAGTTCCCATGCAAGTTGATGGAGAGGCGTGGCTGCAGGAACCCGGCATTGTGTCTGTGGTGCATAAGAATAGAGCTAGAATGTTGGCCAAGAATAAG GATTTAGCTGTCAGTCTCAAGTCATGGCAACAGCAACATAAGCCACCAAGACAACGACTGTTACTTAAGAGTCATAGTCGTATAATGTTGATGGCTGGACTATCAGATACAGTATTGGACTGTTGTATGGACCTTGCAGGAGTAACCAAGCATCTATTTTCTGT TATCCAAGAAGAATCACTGACAAATGTTGATGTGGAGAAGGAACTTTTTCCACTGGCTATCTCAACAAATCGTTCAATGGACAGAATATTTCCCAATGATCAGGTCTCACTA GATGCTGATGTTGAACACTTGGAGGATTTCAAACGTCTCTCACGTGCACTGATACAAGAAACAAATTGGTTTATCAAAATGAAG AAAATTACGCCAGAAATGTTGGACATGATGGAGTGTGCCCTAAAACATGTTGAGATACAAATGGGTAACTTATTATTAGCCATGGGAGATGACCCCTTATCACCAGAG GAGCCGAGTTTACAACGCAGGCAAACTAATCCAGAAATGTCGCAGGTGGCCAAAGTGAACAGCTTGCAACGTCTTAGCACCATGCCATCTTTAGAGGCGTCACAACGTGACAGGTCTAGTGTTATTTGTCTTAGTTCGGAAGAGATAGATGCTCTTGATAAGTTGGCTAATGAAG ATGCAGAATCGTGGAAGGTTGATGAAGTGTGTAGATTGTTAGGGTGTATTGGACTATCAGAATATGAAGAGAAATTTACTAAACATAACGTACAAGGCAAAGAGTTGTTATCAATGCAGAAAAAAGATTTTACC GATCTTGGAATGGAAAAGGTTGGACACCAAGCAAAACTCCGTCAAGCCCTGAGAGTTGTTACAAAGAAGAGAAACAGTGAAGAACCAACAACTGAGGATAATGTTGCTACTACTAATAATACTGGTTCACTGACTCCATCTACAATGACTGTTAACTTTCTACCTTCCCCTACCACTACTACTCATCCTAGTACACTGTAA